The genomic window CGCGCAGGCGGAAGGAGATGACCTGAATCACCACGCTCAGCACCGCCACGACCGGGATGATGGCGGCCAGGGGCAGCAGCCACACGTCGGCATAGAGCACGTAGGCCCCGGCAGCAATCGCCCCGATGGCGTGACTGCCCATGTCGCCCATAAAGACCCGCGCGGGGTGCGCGTTGAACCACAGAAAGCCCAGCAGCGCGGCGACCAGCAGCGCCGAGACGGGCGACACGGCCAGCAGCGGCAGCAGCACGATCATCGCCACGCCCGCCAGCAGGCCGTCCACCCCATCGGTGAAGTTGAAGGCGTTTGCGGCCCCCACCATCACCAGCGTGAGCAGGATGACGTCGGGCCACTGGCCCAGGCTGGGCAGCAGTTCATGGCTGGCGAGCGGCGCGGCGAAGTACGCGAAGGCCAGGCCCACCAGGAATTGCAGCGGGAACTTCTCGCGGGCCAGCAGTTCCTTCTTGCCGCCGCCGCGCATCCGCGAGCGGATTTTCAGCAGGTCGTCGATGCCACCGATGATGCCCATCCCCAGCGCCGCGAGCATGATCAGCAGTTCGCGCTCGCCGCCCGCGTGCCCGGTGAAGTACAGCGGGAAGAACACCAGCGCCAGCGCCAGCACAAAGGCCACGCCGCCTGCCGTGGGCGTGCCCTCCTTTTTCAGGTGCGTCTGCGGACCGTCCTTGCGGACCGGCTGCCCCCAGCCGCAGGCCTTGCTGGCGCGAATGAACAGGCCCACCAGGAACCACGACAGCAGCGCGCAGACGACCGTCACGCCTCACCCCGCACGGTGAACCGACCCAGAAAAAGAAGCAGCATCTCAACCGGGGAGCCTACCACGGGGCTTCCGGCCCCAGGGGTGGGGGAATGGGGGAGGGCAGAGCAAGCGCAAAATCCGGTTCTAGGTATGCCTGCCCCGGTCAACCCCTCAGTCAGCTTTGCTGACAGCTCCCCTCAAGGGGAGCCAGGGGCGCTGTCTGGCCTCTAGAAAGCCAAATCTGTTGCCTCCCTTTGAGGGGACTTGTAAAGCTGCGAAGCAGAGGTGGCCCGAAGGGCTGGAGGGGTTGAGTTACTTGCAGAGGGGTCGAGCGAGGCTGTGCAACCACCGCGACTTTGGGGTTGCCCTGTGGGGGAGGGCGGGTGCGGCCTGCCGGTTATCCGGAGCATCACAGCTTCGCGGGCCAGTTCAGGGAGCCAGCCGCGCCGCCTGTGCCCGGTCGGCCAGCCGGCCGAACACCTCCCGCAGTTCGGGGGGCCGGTGGACGGTGAAGGGGCAGTCCAGGCGCAGCAGCAGCGTGGCGAAGGGTTCCAGCGCCTCGCGTTGGCAGCGCAGCCAGGTGCCCCCACGCCCCGCGTCCGGTTCCAGGGCCACCCGCCAGGGGGCAAAGTGGGGGGCGGCAGCCTCCAGGGGCAGGTCCAGCCACACCTCCACCTCGAAGGGTGCGTGGACGAACGGCAGGGTCGAACGCAGGTAGGCCCGCGCGTCGAAGTCGTCGGGGCGGGTGAAGGTGCGGGGCAGCAGCGCCGGGGCGGCGATCCGGTCCAGCCGGAAGGTCCGCAGCGCGGCCCGCGTCAGGCAGCGGCCCACCGCGTACCAGCGGCCATCCAGGTGAACGACGCCGTAGACCTCCACCTCCCGCTGGGTGTCCTCGCCCGCGTGCGAGCGGTAGGCAAAGGCCACCGCGCGCCCGGCGTGCATGGCCGCCAGCAGCGCCGACAGCACCTCCGCGCCGATCGGGACGGTCCAGGGAAAGGCGTCGAGTTGCACGGTTTCCTCCAGCGTCCGCATCCGCTCGCGCAGCGCGTGGGGCAGGGTGCGGCTGAGCTTGGCGCTCGCGCCCGCCACCGCTGGGGCCAGCGCCGTCAGGCCCAGGTGATGCAGGGCGTGCAGGCCCAGCGCGAGCGCCAGCGCCTCCTCCTCCCCGAACATCAGCGGGGGCAGGCGGAAGCCCGGTTTCAGGCGGTACGCGCCCCCGACCCCCCGCGTGGACTCCACCGGAATCCCCAGGTCCTGCAAGCGGGCAATGTAGCGCTGCACCGTGCGCGGGCTGACCTCCAGCCGCCGCGCCAGCTCCGCGCCCGTCACCCGCTCGTGGGCCTGGAGGAGTTCCAGTACGGTCAGCACCCGCATGGAGGGGTCGTACATGGCCCCAGCATGCCACGCTCAGGCGGCTGCTCCGGACGACAGGTCCTGACGGGAATTCCAGTTACGCTGTGGGCGGAGGTCAAGATGCAGAATACGCCCGCTGTTGATTCCCCCGTTATCGTCTCGCCCGCCCAGTTTCTGGAGTACTGGCAGGGCAATCGCCGCCTGACCCGCCGCGTGATCGAGGCGTTTCCTGAAGACCAGCTGTTCAGCTTCAGTGTGGGCGGCATGCGACCCTTCGGCGTCCTGGCCTGGGAAATCCAGCAGGTCAGCGAATTGACCCTGACGGGGTTGCTGACCGGCGACTGGCCCATGCCCGACTGGCGCGAGGGGGTCTCGCAGGACCGCGCCGAACTGCTGGCGCGCTGGGACGACCTGACCGCCCGCATCGAGGCGGAGTTGCCGCAGGTGGACGTGGCCTTCTTTCCGCAGACGCACACGCTCCCCTGGGGCGAGATGAGTGGCTGGGCCGCCGCCATCTACAACATCGACAACGAGATTCACCACCGGGGGCAGGGCTACGTGTACCTGCGCGCGCTGGGGCTGGAGCCGCCGCCCTTCTACGAACGCTGATACCAAATTGCGTTGATTCCTTGGAATCGACCGAGCGGACTTGCAAAGCTGCGCAGCAGAGCGAGCAGCAAAAAGGACGGGATTGCGGCGATGGAACCGCCCAGTGTCCAGAGCCGCCTCTGGACACGCTTTTAGGGCGGGCGGGAACATCTGGCGCTTTCCCAGATGTCCGGGAATCAGAGCAATCCCGTATGACGCGGCGAAACATATCCACGGGGAGGCCGGAGCCAGAGTGCTGCGGCCTCCCCGTCTGTCGTGCCACTTGCTGAAGAAGTTCTTCACTCCCGCTGAGTGTGTCCTCGCGTACTGTCAGGGCATGAGCAACCGCTGGACTGAGGCAGGCCCCATTTGAGCGGGCCGTCACGCATAGGCGACCTGGAGCTGAGCCAGGACCTGGACTTTCACCGCCGGGAAATCCGGGGGGAGAAGATCGGCTGGGCGGTGATGCTGCTCGTCGTCCTGGCGGCCCTGCTGGGGCTGTTCGGCTCCGGCCCCCTGAGTACGGGCGAGGCCAGGACGCCGGATGGTCGGCTGGAAGCCGAGTACAACCGCTTTGCGCGGTACATGGCCCCCGCCGAACTGCGGCTGACCTTCCGCCCGGAGGCGGTGCGGGAGGGACAGGTGCAGGTCTGGCTGAGCCGCGACTACCTGCAACACATGGTCATCCAGAAGGTCATTCCCGAACCCGACTCGGTCCAGCTCGACGGCCCGCGCCTGATCTACACCTTCAACGTGCGGCAGGGCACGCAGTCGGGCGATCTCGTGTTCGAGCTGGAAACCGAGGCGATCGGCCGCCTGAACGGGTCGCTGGGCCTTATGGAACCTACCGGAGCGGCGCAGGGAGCCGGGTTTTCGACCTTCATCTACCCCTGAGCGCGGCTTTCCCCTTACCACGCTGCTCCTCAGCACACTTCCCCTCACGACCCCTCCCCCTCACCACACTTCCCCGGCTGGAGGCCCCGATGGACGCCGTTTTACGTTCTGCCGCCATTTACCTATTTCTGCTGCTGATTTTCCGGGTCGCCGGAAAGCGGACGCTGACCCAGATCACCACCTTCGACTTCGTGCTGCTCCTGATCATCAGTGAGGTGACGCAGCAGGCCATGATCGGGGACGACTTCTCGATCACCCAGGCGGTGCTGGCGATCGTCACCCTGGTCGGGCTGGACATCTCCCTCTCGCTGTGGAAACAGCGTTCGCCCCGCGTCGAGCGGCTGATAGACAGCGTTCCCGTCCTGATTCTGGAAAACGGTCAGCCCATCAAGGAGCGGATGGAGCAGCTCCGCATCGATGAGTCGGACATTCTGAATGCCGCGCGGGAGTTGCAGGGCCTGGAGCGCCTCGACCAGATCAAGTACGCCATCCTCGAACGCTCCGGCAACATCTCGGTGATTCCCCGGCCGAATGCCGGGGGCTGAGGGCCTGCGCCCCGCCACCCGGCGTATTCCCCAGTCGCTTCACGTCCTGCTACGTTCGGGGTAGTGACCCACCTGACCCTGCCCACCGCCCGCGACCTGGCTGCCTGCTCGCTCGCCGCGCAGCATCCCCTCACCCGGCTGTGGGTGGACGATACAGCTCGCCTGGACCTGCTCGCGGAGGAACACGCCTTCGACCTGCAACTCGCTACGGACCTCGACCTGGCCGCGGGGCGGGCGGAGTTCCTGGACGTGGGGCAGCCGCCGGAAGCCTTTCTGAACCGCTGGGTGGAGGTGCGGCCTGACCTCCGGGCGATGCTCTCCATCCGGTTTGAGCGGCTCGACCCCACCCGGCCCTTCGTGGACGTGAGCGTGACCTCGCGGCCCCTCGTTCCGGCAGATGTGCCCGCCCTGAAGGACGCCGCGGAGGTGGCCTATGGAGCCTTCCACCCACCACGCCTGCGGCTGTGGAGCGCCGAACCGCTGGACGGCTGGCCCGCGCGGCTGCCCGGTGCCCGGCCCGACATGCGGGTGCTGGCCGCGCCCCTGACGGAGTTGCGGGCGGGACAGGTGCCCGAAGGGCTGACCCTCGCGCCCACCCGCGACACCTCCCGCCACGCCGAGGCGGCGCGGGCCTATGCCGCCCTGGACGCGGCCCACCCCGACCATACCCGGCAGGCCCGCCTGCTGAGCGAGGAGGACCTGCAAGAGGTCATGGACGAGGGCACCATGTTCGACGTGCTGTGGCAGGGCGAGTGGAGCGGGTACGCCGGGGCGCTGGCCGAAACGAAACTGGGCCTGCCCGCCTACGTCGTTCAGGAACTGCTGCTGACGCCGCGGGCGCGCGGCCAGGGCCTCGGCGCACACCTCAGCACGTTGCTGGCACGGGCGCTGCCCGAAGAGGGGCGGGTGCTGCTGGGCACCGTCCACGGCGAGAATCTGGGGGCGCGGCGGGCGGCCCTGAAGGCGGGGCGGTACGACGTGGGCGGCTGGACCTGGGTGCCGCTGGGCTGACCCGGTTCATGGCCCAACCGTGAGAAAGGGGACTGGGAGAAGCGGTGGCCTGGCGCTACCCTGGGGGCGTGAAGGTGGACCGTGGGGAACAGGATGACGCCCGGCGTGAACGCATCGCCCGCGCGGCTTTCGAGTTGTTCGCGCGCCGCGGTCTGGAGGGCACCAGCGCGCAGGAAATCGCCCGCGCCGCGTTCGTCAGCCGCACCAACCTCTACCGCTACTACCCCAGCAAGGTGCATATGCTGCTCGCCCACTTCGAGCGCACCGTACGCGACACTCACGATGAGGCCGTGCGCCGCCTGCACGCGGGCGCGGCACCCCAGGCGGTCTGGGGGCACGTCACGGCCCGCATGGCCGACCTGGGCGTGCGCTACCGCCATCTGGTCGGCGCGGTGGGGCACGCGGTGCTGGGGGCGCGGCAGGGCAGCAGCGAGGATGTCCGCACGGCACTGACGCTGGTGGCGCTGGTCGAACCCGTGCTGCTGGCCATGCGTGACCGGGGGACCCTGCGCGGCGGCGTGGA from Deinococcus carri includes these protein-coding regions:
- a CDS encoding TetR/AcrR family transcriptional regulator, whose protein sequence is MKVDRGEQDDARRERIARAAFELFARRGLEGTSAQEIARAAFVSRTNLYRYYPSKVHMLLAHFERTVRDTHDEAVRRLHAGAAPQAVWGHVTARMADLGVRYRHLVGAVGHAVLGARQGSSEDVRTALTLVALVEPVLLAMRDRGTLRGGVDTHLLSALLVDACLLALLHGGHRDQREVLRDWQDRFSLLLYGVLAPGVTEEGLREDPLILPDRS
- a CDS encoding phospho-N-acetylmuramoyl-pentapeptide-transferase — its product is MTVVCALLSWFLVGLFIRASKACGWGQPVRKDGPQTHLKKEGTPTAGGVAFVLALALVFFPLYFTGHAGGERELLIMLAALGMGIIGGIDDLLKIRSRMRGGGKKELLAREKFPLQFLVGLAFAYFAAPLASHELLPSLGQWPDVILLTLVMVGAANAFNFTDGVDGLLAGVAMIVLLPLLAVSPVSALLVAALLGFLWFNAHPARVFMGDMGSHAIGAIAAGAYVLYADVWLLPLAAIIPVVAVLSVVIQVISFRLRGKRVFKMSPIQHHFELSGWPETHVSTRFWVITAVATAAVWWILGGRP
- a CDS encoding DinB family protein — encoded protein: MQNTPAVDSPVIVSPAQFLEYWQGNRRLTRRVIEAFPEDQLFSFSVGGMRPFGVLAWEIQQVSELTLTGLLTGDWPMPDWREGVSQDRAELLARWDDLTARIEAELPQVDVAFFPQTHTLPWGEMSGWAAAIYNIDNEIHHRGQGYVYLRALGLEPPPFYER
- a CDS encoding GNAT family N-acetyltransferase; this encodes MTHLTLPTARDLAACSLAAQHPLTRLWVDDTARLDLLAEEHAFDLQLATDLDLAAGRAEFLDVGQPPEAFLNRWVEVRPDLRAMLSIRFERLDPTRPFVDVSVTSRPLVPADVPALKDAAEVAYGAFHPPRLRLWSAEPLDGWPARLPGARPDMRVLAAPLTELRAGQVPEGLTLAPTRDTSRHAEAARAYAALDAAHPDHTRQARLLSEEDLQEVMDEGTMFDVLWQGEWSGYAGALAETKLGLPAYVVQELLLTPRARGQGLGAHLSTLLARALPEEGRVLLGTVHGENLGARRAALKAGRYDVGGWTWVPLG
- a CDS encoding DUF421 domain-containing protein codes for the protein MDAVLRSAAIYLFLLLIFRVAGKRTLTQITTFDFVLLLIISEVTQQAMIGDDFSITQAVLAIVTLVGLDISLSLWKQRSPRVERLIDSVPVLILENGQPIKERMEQLRIDESDILNAARELQGLERLDQIKYAILERSGNISVIPRPNAGG
- a CDS encoding YafY family protein is translated as MYDPSMRVLTVLELLQAHERVTGAELARRLEVSPRTVQRYIARLQDLGIPVESTRGVGGAYRLKPGFRLPPLMFGEEEALALALGLHALHHLGLTALAPAVAGASAKLSRTLPHALRERMRTLEETVQLDAFPWTVPIGAEVLSALLAAMHAGRAVAFAYRSHAGEDTQREVEVYGVVHLDGRWYAVGRCLTRAALRTFRLDRIAAPALLPRTFTRPDDFDARAYLRSTLPFVHAPFEVEVWLDLPLEAAAPHFAPWRVALEPDAGRGGTWLRCQREALEPFATLLLRLDCPFTVHRPPELREVFGRLADRAQAARLAP